One Luteolibacter flavescens DNA window includes the following coding sequences:
- a CDS encoding GspE/PulE family protein: protein MIDYDSMSFNELISGQIMRALANHDPQYAELEHDQVANRVTRYCFMGALAKINGLPFFPKVAEFCDGSLHTYCDPTVLTRGLFSPLCITGDKLIVAVANPWSPLPDEYLAPRFPDLEIVKVVTLASEIARAIESVATNSGPSRSELEAIDVEDSDEVIRDFDVTTDYTEPMAQLVATVMADAVKTRASDIHFKVEKESFYYAYRVDGDIGTKVEIPMKLKDRLDAFLLNLMKLPTEIRATAPGISGRFTISYFHRPIDVRYERHRTYRGYHVTMRLLDKSHINVTLGKGTLAFDEETLFELSKVMRVPAGIIVMSGPTGSGKSTTLNAILRELNRPDVNILTLENPVEDEVPGITHCDLKSAKEFKPMIASFMRSDPDIILMGEVRDIESAELAIEAAVTGHKVLTTIHTPRASQIIERFEQLGIERWKIAQTLKAACAQRLVKLLCPYCKEPKTGISENDRRTFNLDESWATIPVFSAKPGGCAECRNSGYSGRTAILEIIPITPKTSDMLSKGEISPYDLEVKIQEEGKLPNLRRSGLRLLREGKTDIDAVSKVIDMTYTDE from the coding sequence GTGATCGACTACGACAGCATGTCCTTCAACGAGTTGATCAGCGGGCAGATCATGCGCGCGCTGGCCAACCACGATCCGCAGTATGCGGAACTTGAGCACGATCAGGTGGCGAACCGCGTCACCCGCTACTGCTTCATGGGAGCACTGGCGAAGATCAACGGCCTCCCCTTCTTCCCGAAGGTGGCCGAGTTCTGCGATGGATCGCTGCACACGTATTGCGATCCCACGGTGCTCACCCGTGGACTTTTCAGCCCTCTTTGCATCACGGGCGACAAGCTGATCGTGGCCGTCGCGAATCCTTGGAGCCCGTTGCCGGACGAGTATCTCGCCCCACGCTTCCCGGACCTGGAAATCGTGAAGGTGGTCACGCTCGCGTCCGAGATCGCGCGCGCCATCGAATCGGTGGCCACGAATTCCGGCCCCAGCCGCTCGGAACTCGAAGCCATCGACGTGGAGGACAGCGACGAGGTCATCCGCGACTTCGACGTCACCACGGACTACACCGAGCCGATGGCCCAGCTCGTGGCCACGGTGATGGCGGATGCGGTGAAGACCCGCGCGTCCGACATTCACTTCAAGGTGGAGAAAGAATCCTTCTACTACGCCTACCGCGTGGACGGGGACATCGGCACGAAGGTCGAGATCCCGATGAAGCTGAAGGATCGCCTCGATGCCTTCCTGCTGAACCTGATGAAGCTCCCCACCGAGATCCGCGCCACCGCGCCGGGCATCTCGGGCCGCTTCACCATCTCCTACTTCCACCGCCCCATCGATGTCCGCTACGAGAGACATCGTACTTACCGCGGATACCACGTCACGATGCGTCTGCTCGACAAGAGCCACATCAACGTGACCCTCGGCAAGGGCACCCTCGCCTTCGACGAGGAGACGCTTTTCGAGCTCAGCAAGGTGATGCGCGTCCCCGCCGGCATCATCGTCATGTCCGGCCCCACGGGCTCCGGCAAATCGACCACGCTGAATGCCATCCTCCGCGAGCTGAATCGCCCGGACGTGAACATCCTGACGCTGGAAAACCCCGTGGAAGACGAGGTCCCCGGCATCACCCATTGCGACTTGAAGAGCGCGAAGGAGTTCAAGCCGATGATCGCTTCCTTCATGCGATCCGACCCGGACATCATCCTCATGGGTGAGGTTCGCGACATCGAGTCGGCCGAGCTCGCGATCGAGGCCGCCGTGACGGGCCACAAGGTGTTGACCACGATCCACACCCCGCGCGCTTCCCAGATCATCGAGCGCTTCGAGCAGCTCGGTATCGAGCGCTGGAAAATCGCCCAGACGCTGAAGGCCGCCTGTGCCCAGCGTCTCGTAAAGCTCCTCTGCCCCTACTGCAAGGAGCCGAAGACCGGCATCTCGGAAAACGACCGCAGGACCTTCAATCTGGACGAGTCCTGGGCCACCATTCCGGTCTTTTCCGCCAAGCCGGGCGGCTGCGCGGAGTGCCGCAACTCCGGCTACAGCGGCCGTACCGCCATTCTCGAAATCATCCCCATCACCCCGAAGACCTCCGACATGCTGTCGAAGGGCGAGATCTCCCCCTACGACCTGGAAGTGAAGATCCAGGAAGAAGGAAAGCTGCCCAACCTGCGCCGCAGCGGCCTGCGCCTCCTGCGCGAGGGCAAGACCGATATCGACGCCGTCTCGAAGGTCATCGACATGACTTACACCGATGAGTAG